The genomic segment GCCGCCACCGTCTTCGTGCCCTCCGACAGCGCCCCGCAAGAGGTCCGCGACTGCCTGCATGAGGAAATCAGCCAGGCGCTCGGGCCGCTCAACGATCTCTACCGGCTCCCCGACACGGTCTGGAACGACGACAATTTCCACACCGTCCTGACCCGCTACGACATGACGATCCTGCGCGCGAGCTATGCGCCCGAGCTGCGCTCCGGCATGAGCCAACCCGAGGTCGCCGCCGCGCTTCCGAAGGTCTTTGCCCGCATCAACCCCGCCGGCGGCGCCGTCGCCCGGCTGCGCGAAGACCCGACCCCGCGCCCCTATATCGCCGCGATCGAGCGCGCGCTTGGCGCCAAGGCGCGCGGCGCGCGCCGCACCGCCGCCGCGCAGGAGGCCGTGCAGATCGCCGCGGGCCAGGGCTGGACCGATACCCGCGCGGGCTTTGCCTGGTTCGCGCTCGGCCGGCTGAGCATGAAGGACGACCCGCAGACCGCGCTGCGCGCCTTCCTCAACGCGGGCGCGATCTACCGCGCCACCCCCGGCGCCGGCATCCAGGCCGCCCATGTCGACATGCAGCTCGCCGCCTTCGCCCTCTCGGCCGGCCGCGCGCAGGACGCGATCGCGCTCGTCAACCGCTCGCTCTCGGCCGCGCTCGAGGAGGAGAACGCTGCGCTGATGGCGACGCTCTACCTGATCCGCGCCGAGGCCTATGAGACGCTCGGTCACACCGCCGAGGCCGCGCAGGCCCGCCTCGACTCGGCGCAATGGGCGCGCTATGGCTTTGGCTCAGATGCCGCGGTGCGCGCGCGGGCGGCCGAGGTCGCCGCGCTCGCCGATGCCGGGGCGCGGATGAACTGAGCGGGCCCGGGCCCGAAGATGCGCCGCCGCGGGCCCGCCCGCGGCGCGCGGCTGCGAAGGAGGGCCGATGTTCCTGCCGTTTTTCGAAAAGCTCCGCGCGGGCGGCGTGCCGGTCAGCCTGCGCGAATATCTGAGCTTTCTCGAGGGGCTGGCGGCCGGGCTTTGCACCTATGACATCGAGGGTTTCTACTATTTCGCCCGCGCGACCCTGGTCAAGGACGAGCGCTTCCTCGACCGCTTCGACCGCGCCTTTTCTCAGGCTTTCCAAGGCCTTGAAGCGATTTCTTCAAGTGAGGTGATGGAGGCCGTCGCGCTGCCTGAGGAATGGCTGCGCAAGCTCGTCGAGCGCACCATGACCGAGGAGGAAAAGGCCCAGATCGAGGCTTTGGGCGGGTTCGAGAAGCTCATGGAGACCCTCAAGCAGCGCCTCGAGGAGCAAAAGGGCCGCCACCAGGGCGGCAACAAATGGATCGGCACCGGCGGCACCTCGCCCTTCGGCGCCTATGGCTACAACCCCGAAGGGGTGCGCATCGGCCAGCATGAAAGCCGTCACCAACGCGCCGTAAAGGTCTGGGACAAAAGAGAATTTCGCGATTTCGACGATAATGTCGAGCTCGGCACCCGCAATATCAAGGTGGCGCTCAAACGGCTGCGCAGCTGGGCGCGCCATGGCGCCGCCGAGGAGCTCGACCTGCCCGGCACGATCCGCGCCACCGCCGAGGCCGGCTATATCGACGTGAAAACCCGCCCCGAGCGCCACAACGCCGTCAAGGTCGTGCTGTTTCTCGATGTCGGCGGCTCGATGGATGCCCATATCCGCCTCGTCGAGGAGCTCTTCTCCGCCGCCAAGGCCGAGTTCAAACACCTCGAATATTGGTATTTCCACAATTGCCTCTACGAGGGCGTCTGGAAATCGAACCGCCGCCGCTGGGACGAGGTGACCCCGACCTTCGAGGTGCTTCACCGCTACGGGCCT from the Rhodobacter xanthinilyticus genome contains:
- a CDS encoding DUF2927 domain-containing protein, whose amino-acid sequence is MRDTCLPPEAVSAATETARAPAALRSAAGARRGVLLKALSGLVFAGALSACTVTPPPEAPTTRASSAAIALPLADPTLGARDPVPRAGLPSNAALTRDFLELSFALESGRALPRFTRFEGPISITLSGPVPATAPRELERLVARLRSEAGLDISTGAGAANRITVEFVPKRQMQAEVPNAACFVVPNVTGWADYRAARRTPRADWAALATRTAATVFVPSDSAPQEVRDCLHEEISQALGPLNDLYRLPDTVWNDDNFHTVLTRYDMTILRASYAPELRSGMSQPEVAAALPKVFARINPAGGAVARLREDPTPRPYIAAIERALGAKARGARRTAAAQEAVQIAAGQGWTDTRAGFAWFALGRLSMKDDPQTALRAFLNAGAIYRATPGAGIQAAHVDMQLAAFALSAGRAQDAIALVNRSLSAALEEENAALMATLYLIRAEAYETLGHTAEAAQARLDSAQWARYGFGSDAAVRARAAEVAALADAGARMN
- a CDS encoding vWA domain-containing protein, whose product is MFLPFFEKLRAGGVPVSLREYLSFLEGLAAGLCTYDIEGFYYFARATLVKDERFLDRFDRAFSQAFQGLEAISSSEVMEAVALPEEWLRKLVERTMTEEEKAQIEALGGFEKLMETLKQRLEEQKGRHQGGNKWIGTGGTSPFGAYGYNPEGVRIGQHESRHQRAVKVWDKREFRDFDDNVELGTRNIKVALKRLRSWARHGAAEELDLPGTIRATAEAGYIDVKTRPERHNAVKVVLFLDVGGSMDAHIRLVEELFSAAKAEFKHLEYWYFHNCLYEGVWKSNRRRWDEVTPTFEVLHRYGPDYKCIFVGDASMSPYEITHAGGANEHWNQEAGHVWLARARAQWPAHAWLNPVPERAWGHTASIGLVREIFEDRMYPLTLEGITAAMKAMG